In the Candidatus Cloacimonadota bacterium genome, CAAAATATCCTTTATAAAATCAAAGACCAGAAAGCCTGTAATTTGATTGTTGATAAGGCTATTTATCCTTTCCTGAAAAATAGATCTCTGCAATATCTTGATATGATTTCCAGGTGGATAAAAAAGGACAATAAAATCCTTAATTTGAGCATTCAGAAATTATTAGTAAAATTGATCATCAATGATCCGCAACTGATCGATCCTATTTTTAAAAAACTGGAGACTTCCTGGTTATACGCAACTCAGAACAGGATTAAGTTGAATGTTAATTTCCTGAAAGCTGTATATAAACTTGATGCTGATTATTACATGTCAATATTCGATGATTATAAATCTACCAGGAATCCTGTTTTTGCCGATATTTTATGCGGAAGTATCTGTTGTTACAATAAAAACATCCAGGATATTGTTGACCACTGGGCAAAAAGCGGGAATATTAAACTGAAGAAAATCGGTCTGCACGGACAGAAAGTTTTGAAGAAAATAAAATAATTGAGATTTCATGTGAGAGTCTATCATTGCTTTGATTGATCTTTCTAAATCTCGCATTTAATTTAAATCTTAAAGGAACATAATGGCAGAATACATAACCAAAGAAGGAAGACAGCGTTTGCAGAAACGAATGAACGAACTGATAAAAGAAAGACCGGAGATCATTAAGCAGGTCGTAACTGCTCGGGAAATGGGGGATCTCAGCGAAAATGCCGAGTATCATGCAGCGCGGGAAAAACAGAAAAACCTGGAAAATGAATTTAATCGAATAAAATCGAGAATATCGAAATTGCAGGTTGTCGATCCAGATAAAATCCCTAAAGATGCTGTTCGTTTCGGAGCTTGCGTTACGATCAGAGAATTATCTGACAATAAGAAGAAATCTATTCGTTTAGTTGGAATCGATGAGGTTTATGAGACCACAGATGGTTTTGAAAGAATGTCGGTTGCTTCACCCATCGGAAAAGCAATGATCGGGAAAAAGATCGGGGAAGTTTTTTCTGTTAAAACTCCTCTCGGTAATAGAAAATTTAAGATAATGGAAATAAGTTAAGGAGAAATTTTATGTCAAAAAAAATCGATGATTTAAGAAAAAAATTGTCCTATGAAAGAGCAAATTTCTGGAAAGATTTTCCTAAAAAAGAACAGAAAGTTGCTTTTAAATTTGCAGATAGTTACAAACACTTCCTTAATTCCTGCAAGACAGAAAGAGAAGCAATAAAATTTGTGAAGTCAGAGCTTACCAGAAAAGGTTTTTCCAATATTGATCAAAATGAAAAATCAAAAAAAGTATATCGTCTTTCCAGGAATAAAAATGCTGCGGTTGCCCTGATCGGGAAAAATCCTGTCAGTTCGGGAGTTAATCTGATCGTTTCTCATATCGATGCTCCACGGGTAGATCTTAAACAAAATCCGCTTTCCGAAGACGGGAAAACAAAATTGGGAATTTTGAAAACTCATTATTATGGCGGTATCAAAAAATATCAATGGATGTCAACTCCATTGGCAATTCACGGAGTGATCGTCAAAAAAGACGGTTCAACTATTGATGTTTGTATTGGAGAAGACGAAAAAGAGCCTGTTTTTGTAATGCCGGATCTTCTCCCTCATTTAGCAAGAAAAACTCAATATACAAAAAAAATCGGGGAAGCTGTTGAAGCAGGACATATGAACATTATTTTCAATTCTATTCCCTACCTGGATAAAACCGACAAAAAAATCAAAGATGCTATCAAGTTGAATGCCCTGGTTTTGCTGAATGAAAAATATGGAATTATCGAAGAAGATCTTTTGAGTGCCGAATTGGAAGTCGTGCCGGCAGGTAAAGCCAGAGATGCTGGAATAGATAAGAGTTTTATTCTTGGTTACGGACAGGATGACCGGATTTGTGCCTTTACTTCCATGGAAGCTATTTTTGACCTTGAAAAGGAAAATATGGAAAGTGAAAAAACTGCAGTCGTTTACCTGGCTGACAAAGAAGAAATCGGAAGCGAGAGCAATACCGGAGCAAAATCAATTTTTATTGTCGATTTCATTGCTGATCTGCTGAAACATAATGGAGAAGCATTCGACAGCTCGACTTTAAGAAAAACATTGATCAACAGCCAGATTCTTTCGGCAGATGTAAATGCCGGGATCAACCCCAACTATCCGAATGTTCATGAAGCTGATAATGCGGTACATATTGGTTTTGGTGTAAGCGTAACCAAATTTACCGGTGCTGGGGGAAAAAGTAGTTCTAATGATGCAAATGCTGAATTCAATGCGAAGATCATTAGAATCTTCAATGACGAAAAAGTGAACTGGCAGACCGGAGCACTGGGTAAAGTCGATGAAGGAGGCGGAGGAACAATTGCCAAATTCATGGCTCAACACGGAGCAGAAGTTATCGATTGCGGTCCCGGACTTCTGGGAATGCATTCGCTTTATGAGTTAAGTAGTAAAGCAGACATCTATTCATCTTACAAGGCTTATAAAGCTTTTTTCAAAAAAGGTTAAGATAATGAAAAAGATCGTCTTTCCCCTGATTTTTTTAATCCTTCTTCTCGGTGCCTGCAGTTCCAATAAAGCTTTTGACGCAATGCCTGTTGCCGAGAAAATGAGAATCGGTAATGAACTTTTCGGCAGGAAGAAATATAATAAAGCGATTCCCTATTATACGGCTGTTGCTTTTGAAAAAAATTCTGCTTATACTGCCGAAGCTCAAGCCCGAATTGCTGATTGTTATTTCAATCAGAACAAGTTCATTGATGCGATTTTTGAATATGAGGAATTGATCAGGATCTTCCCTGATTACGAAGACATAAACCTTGCTTATTTCCAGATCGGAGTTTGTCATTTCGAGCGCTCTTTGAGTCCGCATTATTCTCAGGAAGAGACCAATAGTGCAATTGCTTCTTTTGAGCGTTTTAT is a window encoding:
- a CDS encoding transcription elongation factor GreA — encoded protein: MAEYITKEGRQRLQKRMNELIKERPEIIKQVVTAREMGDLSENAEYHAAREKQKNLENEFNRIKSRISKLQVVDPDKIPKDAVRFGACVTIRELSDNKKKSIRLVGIDEVYETTDGFERMSVASPIGKAMIGKKIGEVFSVKTPLGNRKFKIMEIS
- a CDS encoding aminopeptidase; this translates as MSKKIDDLRKKLSYERANFWKDFPKKEQKVAFKFADSYKHFLNSCKTEREAIKFVKSELTRKGFSNIDQNEKSKKVYRLSRNKNAAVALIGKNPVSSGVNLIVSHIDAPRVDLKQNPLSEDGKTKLGILKTHYYGGIKKYQWMSTPLAIHGVIVKKDGSTIDVCIGEDEKEPVFVMPDLLPHLARKTQYTKKIGEAVEAGHMNIIFNSIPYLDKTDKKIKDAIKLNALVLLNEKYGIIEEDLLSAELEVVPAGKARDAGIDKSFILGYGQDDRICAFTSMEAIFDLEKENMESEKTAVVYLADKEEIGSESNTGAKSIFIVDFIADLLKHNGEAFDSSTLRKTLINSQILSADVNAGINPNYPNVHEADNAVHIGFGVSVTKFTGAGGKSSSNDANAEFNAKIIRIFNDEKVNWQTGALGKVDEGGGGTIAKFMAQHGAEVIDCGPGLLGMHSLYELSSKADIYSSYKAYKAFFKKG
- the bamD gene encoding outer membrane protein assembly factor BamD is translated as MKKIVFPLIFLILLLGACSSNKAFDAMPVAEKMRIGNELFGRKKYNKAIPYYTAVAFEKNSAYTAEAQARIADCYFNQNKFIDAIFEYEELIRIFPDYEDINLAYFQIGVCHFERSLSPHYSQEETNSAIASFERFIEKFPFDHKKSEAIEYINKCHYKLLEKKYYNGYAYYKMYDYSAALMYFDEIIELGNINELDKKSLYYAARIYIVRKDKDNALKMSEKINARYPDSKEAHKINKLVEKKF